Genomic DNA from Mixophyes fleayi isolate aMixFle1 chromosome 7, aMixFle1.hap1, whole genome shotgun sequence:
CATTACGTGCttttctttcttcctcctttCCCTTAAttatctcctcttcttcttcaaCTTCACTCTCTTTCTCCAATAGTGATGCTTTCTTCTCTCGGATAATAAACAGTTTCTCCTCTTCCTTATTTCCTTTTATTAGTTCCTCATCTTCTTTAATGTTATTTTCTATTACCATAGGCATGGTGTTCTCCATCTGACCATCCAATACATTTTCCTCTACCTCATTTGCTTTCATGAGCTCCTTCTCTCCAATATCTTTTTCTTTCCCAGTAGGAATTGTGTCATTTTCCTGACCACTAGATAGTTTTTCATCTTCCTCGTTGTCTTTTATTACATCTTTCTCTTCTCCAACATCCATTTGTATTACTGTAGGTGGTGTATCCACCTTCTGATCATCAAACACATTTTCCTCTTCGTCCATTACTTTCATTAGCTCCTCCTCTTCTCCAGCATCAGTTTGTATTATCATAGTCAATACATTTTCCTCTTCCTCATTTGCTTTCATTAGCTTCTCCTCTTTTCCAATATTCTTTTCTTTCCCAATAGTTTTATAATTTTCCCGACAACTAGacagttttttttcttccttgttGTCTTTTATATCCTCTTCCTCTCCAGCACCCATTTGTATAACCATAAGTAATACATTTTCCTCTTCCTCATTTGCATTAATTAGCTCCTCCTCTTCTCCAATATCTGTTTCTTTCCCAGTAGGAATTGTGTCATTTTCCTGACCACTAGACAGTTTTCCATCTTCCTCGTTGTCTTTCATTACCTCTTCCTCTTCTCCAACATCCTTCTGTATTACTGTAGGTAGTGTATCTATCTTCTGATCATCAAACACATTTCCCTCTTCCTCCATTACTTTCATTACCTCTTCCTCTTCTCCAGCATCCATTTGTATTACCATAAGTAATACATTTTCCTCATCTTCATTTGCTTTCATGAGCTCCTCCTCTTCTCCAATAACTGTTTCTTTCCCAGTAGGAATTGTGTCATTTTCCTGATCACTGGACAGTTTTCCATCTTCCTCATTGTCTTTtgcctcctccccttctccagcATCCTCCTGTATTATCATAGGTGTATCCACCTTATGACCATCAACATATTTTGCCTCTTTCTCATTTCCTATATTACTCTTATTCCCATTTTCTGCAACTTGTTCTGTTTTTTCCACAGACTGTTGATTGCTATAAAAAAAGAGGTCAGGTAGTAAATTAGTCAGAATATATTATGTGTTATTAGTCTGTAATCTgtattgtgttttgtgttttgcattttttaaatgatattgtaTTTTGTGTCAGTAACAAATTTAGatgaaagaaaaatgaaataatgaattaACTTACATCTCATCTGAAAAATATCCTgcaagagaaaaacaaaattatagtATATACATATGCAATCCACACATGTAAATTGCTCCCTCTtgctacacacatatatacactaaaTCCTCTTTATAACACCGCTCTTATTTGACACCAAAGGGTAAATATAtcctttaaggcttatctgtatatTCCCATGTATTATTGTACAGGGTCTCCACCGTTCCTTATATCCACATATTGGTTAGGTGTGCCTGTGACACAGAcataccctgtctgtttgctgtgaggaaggacatttcaaaccatgtaCCTAACCAATATGTAGATAAAAGGAACGGTGGAGACCATGTATAATACATGGGaatatacagataagcctattttaTTATCTTCACGGTACGCAGTTACACACTGGAGTGGGAGTGGTGTGCACTTTGCTGCTTATAAAATTAAAGCGCCACATCtggctttgtttgtttgtttccttttGGGTATTTACTGCGAGACCTACTTCTGAAGCTCTGAATATTCGGGGATGAGGTTTCTTGGACATGCTTGAATATATTAagctctggtacgcatatattaaGTACTAGGTTTCGAAAAATTTTGCTacgtactacactattgtgcgccctaTCCTCTTCTCTGCATTTTAAATAATATCCAGCTACCATCTGGTCTTTTGAGGATTGACGGCCGCCTGCAAACTGGAAAGTGTTTTGATTTGAACTACATGGACTTTGTTTATTTGTAATAGTAAGTTATGCGCCTATTGATGTATCActttttgtttgtatatatatatatatatatatatatatatatatatatatatatatattatggcaaGCCTTTAGCTATAAGGACTGTGATATCATAGGAAGACCAGACAactattaattaaatattgtacCTGAATTATTagttttatgtaaaaaatatagtCACCTCACCCCAAAGTTTCTGAGACTGAACAAATGTAATGGGGGAACAATGTTTCTCCTCTTTCTAATTGAAACTTTCTACTCCACCCTCAGCATCTGTCCCATCTCTTGGCCAACTATGGTCATGTGACCACTTCCCTGCTTATGGTGAATAACTAGTTACCCATATTTATTCTTCCATCACCAGGTGACCTGTGATATTGGGCTGAATATATTACACTACATGCAATAATAAAGACTCCTAACTATTGTACAACCACATTTTTGATCTGTAACTAATTCTTGCCAATACATCATGGATTCGTGTTTACTAGGAATCTAAGTAAAACTATGGGGCTACCATGTGGCACAAAGTTTGTTGTATGCATAGAAGATGCTCTTGACTTATTGTTCATGCTTTAAAAACCTAAGTTATTAATTATGTTAATCTACTTGCATTAGAAGTATAAATACTAGAAGACTAAACTGTCCAGAATAAACATTTCCAATGACAACATCTAGGTCTCCAGTCAATACTGAGACAAGTGGGAGCTCTATGGGtgagaaacaataaaatataaacctGTTTCCATTGTCAGCTCGACCTCCTCGATCTAGGAGAAAATGACAGTAAATATGATCACTTTTCATTGTGGCAGTCATATTTTTGTAGCACAACCATATTTACAAACAGATGTATAAGTTGTTGTATATGTAGAAACCTATTAACGATTTTCCCCCTATGCACACCAAGCTGTGGTCCAGGGTAGGGTGCTAGGTTGGTCTCCCTGCTGCACAGATGTAAATTTGTTGTGGGCATTGTTTAGTGAGGATGTGGCATCTTATAGAGGCAATATCTGAGCACTATAAGTGAAGCTGCCCTTATGTCACATATATATAGTGCAGATCCCCCTTTTTATCCACTATACAGTACAGAACAGCCCTCTGATGTTTAGCACACAGTTCATAGCCCCCCCCAGCTGATCTCATGTACATACCAGAGTCACTTTTTTATGTCAGCAATAAGTGCAGAGTCCTCTTCTGATGTCTAGTGTACAACAGAGGCCccccacacatatatatttactacATTAATCAATTCAGGCTCGGTGCTGTACACAACTTCTTTATCATTCCTGTcccatattattattgtttataatacTACACAGTGATGTACGCTAGTAATTAACCATTCACACcgttgccccattggagcttagagaataatttctacacacacacaatagggtctattttgtcagcagcaaattaacctgccagtatttTTTGGAGTTTTGGAGGAAAACAAAGCACCAGGAAGAACCACACACAACCGCAgggaaaacaaacaaactccacacagatagggccttgtCTGAATCTAACACgtggccccagcgctgtgagcaagcaatgctaaccactgtgcctgtGTACATATAGCAAATACCACCCCCACTACATGGTCCACCCTAATACCCTATTACTTGTATTGGAGAGCTGCAACTGCTCTCGCCCCTGATCTCAATGCTGGTGGAGTAGACTGGCTCAGTGAAATAGGTCATATTGGAAGCAATGGTCAAGGAAGATTGTCATCTTTCTCTTCATTAATTCAGTGCTGCATACTATAGGAACTGATATACTATAATGTATTTTCTTAAACTGTGATTCCTTAGTTGGAAAATAGTGTATAGGGTGGTGGGTGAGAAGGCAAATAGAGAAAGAGTGAAGATAACAGAGAGCTATAGATGAATAAAGTAAAAGAGTGTAAATAGTACTATGAATGTAAATAGTGCTAGAGAGGTATAAAACAAGTTGGTAAAGCATACCTCTTACAGACTCACTCAGCGCTGAGTAAAAGGAATAATATTAAGCCAAGTCTTATCTGCTATAACTGTAGCTCAGTCCTGCCTTCCTCAACACTGGTTCTAAATGTTCAGGGTTCTGGACACACCTATCTGTTCTAGAATGGTGACATCATAGAGACCAATGACATCACCAACTGTAGCTAAGTAAACATGGTTTCCACTCATTTATATATTGAAATAGAAAGTGAGTATACTTAGGCGCATAGGGAAATAGATACCGGATCATTATTAAAGAGATGCATCAGTGATATAGAATGGGAAACAGCGAGTATGAGGAAAAGTAGTTTGAATGCCATTATGTAGAGCAATACACCACAAATACATTAGTAGAAATACAAATACACTTAAAGGGATTCTAATCCTATGTTTCCAATTTtaattgtacaatatatatatatatatatatatatatatacacacacatataatgggATAAATTTGTGCTCTAGATACATACACGTACACAATTGTACACGATTTTATAGAAAAAGGGTGATATCGCAATCTTTGTAGATAATGCACCTCACATAGAATTGGGGGCATTTTCGGTGAGAAAAATAACACGCAAAATGTATTCATAAAGAATCTGCAGTTAACATAGTATGAAGTGCTTAAGAAATGTACGATTCAGCGTTCTATGTAAAATGCAGCTGCTGCATGAAGATCCCGTTAGCGCTCATAGCATAGACTGAGGAATGAACAGAGAAGGGACTCCTCAAAAAAGCTGCTAAAGGCACTATGCTAAGACAAGCTGGGCTGGTAACACTATAGCAGGATAAGCCTGCAGCATGGGCGCCCCTGccataatgtcaaccagccctGGCCTGTGCAGCACAGGGGTGAATTCCCTGGGGTAACTAGGCCCACAAAAAAGCACTAATGctgaagcaccagcatacccatggctgcaagAACATACACACTTTgcaagcaatgctaaccactgtgtaataataaattatgcaCTCATTACCTACAGGATTACTGATCTATAATAAGGATAAGTATAAACAGAATGTAGGTGGAATGTATTGTCACTATAATATTTCAATGCGTTTATTGCTGGGTGCAAAAGTTAACTACAATGTTAAAATTGTCCAACACAAAGTAGGATAAATATTGAAAATACGAGAACATTATGGACAATAAGGGTATCAAGGATCAAACaaataaaactaatattaatttctcattaatgttagttttattagttttatttgttttatcctTGGTTTGGGTTGGCATTTTGTCCTTGAATGCCTTTTATATCATTGTTTTGAATGCCTTATTGTCCTTAATGTTctcatattttcaatatttatccTACTTTGTGTTGGACAATTTTAACATTATAGTTAACTTATGcaaccagcaataaattaattgaaatatTATAGTAACAATACGTTCCACCTACATTCTGTTTATACTTATCCTTATTATAGATCAGTAATCCTGTAGGTAATGAGTGCATAAtgtattattacatatatgacaTATAGGGAGGGATACCCTAAATTATAGCAGCTCTTACCGACTAAGAGTTATGCACAGCCCTGTGTCTTCCTATCTAATCCTAACCACTGTGCCTGTGTACATATAGCAAATACCACACCCACTACGTGGTCCACCCTAATACCCTATTACTTGTATTGGAGAGCTGAAACTGCTCTCACCCCTGCTCTCAATACTGGTGGAGTAGACTGGCTCAGTAAAATGGGTCATAGAGGTAGCAATGGTGGAGGAAGATTGTCATCTTTCTCTTCATTAATTCAGTGCTGCAACCTATAGGAACTGATATACGTAGTATAATGTCTTTTCTTAAATTTTGATGCTGTAGCTGCAAAATAGTGTATAGGGTGGTGGGTGAGAAGGAAAATAGAGAAAGTGTGAAGATAACAGAGAGCTAGAGATGAATAAAGTAAAAGAGAGATTGTAAATAGTTCTAGACACATGAAAGACAAGGTGGTAAATCATACCTCTGACAGACTCAGTGctgaataatagaaataaaatgaaGTCAAGTCTTATCTACTATAACCGTTGCTCACTCTGGCTTTCCTCAACACTGCCCCTAAATGTTCAGGGTTCTGGACACGCCTATTTGTTCTAGAATGGTGACATCATAGACAGTAACAATGACATCACCAACTGTAAACATGGTTTCCtatcatttttatattgaaatataaaccaatttattatatataggcATTAACAACACAAAGATACAGGCAGGGGTGCCGAGAGGGAAAGCGAGCACAGATTAGCAGGCCCTGTCCTTCACCTGAAGCAGCtgggtaatgtttttttttcagttttttttaccattggatgagggggggtgtgtgtggaGGGCTATATGCGTTTGGTTGGAGCATGGAGCTATCAGCTGTTTCCAGTCCCCAGACAGCCTGCAGAGTGCAAATTTAGGCGCTCTAATCTCGCAAGATTAcaaaaagactaagggctagatttactaacaggcgggaTGCGTGGCGGcttgtaatgctcaaagccgccggcggctttgatttgaccatggcgcttttgctttaaatgacggtgCTTTCATGTGAAGGCGGTTGTTTTGAaaaatacacctgtctcatggcctgttactattggctattttcaaagtcaggagatttgacatcacaagccctatataaaccactggcctgccactttttctttgatagggttttgaggagttttgtgagaggagtttggaggattgtggtttgctgagagttggattgagttggagtttggtggtttGGTGTTGCGAATTCtgcttgaagtgtgagtagtcctgtggttgtactgtggtatttttctgttttgtacatttattttttcatttattttctgtcttgtattttttgtatttgacttgtcctttgtctgtgttacttgtgtgtgactatattgagagtgtgtctgtagttagtgtagtttattctttgtgtttgtaagtctttctgtgttttgtgtgtttcacatttatttgtgaatatgtccagagagaggaggggagcagaggctgaggagagggagatggaggttgaggtggcagaggagggagatgaagaggttgaggagacaggacagggaggaatgtgcgtttctcccacgacgaaaattgtgttctggtgcaccacatagttccctgctatgaggcgATCTTAGGGAACCTTGCAGCCcagactccgctaaggcggcgccaccaattgtgggctagAGTGTGTGATGCAGTGAATGCAGTGGGGCCACTAAAGCGGACAGTTACTCACTGCCGCAAAAGATTCTCTGACATCAAAAGGAGACTCAAGGAAAAAATGGCCGCAGAAAGGAGGTCAACCAGAagaacgggtggtggcccccctcttcgtatggAATATACAagttacgaggaggagctgcgccaggtCATGCCGCCGAGATTGttgagggcataaatgtgcaagacacagatttgccctcgtttgcccaagtagttggtgagttatttgccctTTTTACGCTAACActattgaaaatgtgtttttattttaaaagtgccttttttattttaaaagtgccttttttactcaatcagtattGAAAGGGcaaaattttttattataattgtttttttatttgcaaacacttttttaaaaaaaaaaagtatatttgtaaattgctttttgctgcaaatacattgtatgctttttctaatacatccagattcgccaggaccgcagttaagtcccagtccgagacctacacctccaccttcagtgagagattcgggcacagaagagcaagcaggtgcgtgatttctgtttaggagagaaataatggagttagtagattttctgtgcaaatgttgctgtcaatgttatatttagtttcttttagaaggtttgcaatgagaacatagggctacatttactaaactgagatgttgcctatagcaaccaatcagatgataactttactttatttattgctttctacaaaatgacagataaaatctgattggttgatataggcaacatccccactttttcaaccacgcagtttagtcaaaataccccagcatggactacacagagggagtactaaaatagtattagtttaccccaaagcacggtctagcagcatttggctgactacatccttatatttgtaggttaaaaaaacTTTGCACTTGTagccccctcagccatacatagtccaaatgataatgtgtattcaaaagataaaaagttcatccttaagcaggtagcataggacaagaaatcaggaatgcaaacattatgaaacaatctgtagttgcaaaagattattctttcctatccagtgttcagaatgcaatatacaaacatattatatcctatatacttaccgtcatttttcatacacagggccgtcttcatatcaggcacctcagtcgtagtccctgcaaatgtcccctgagccagaggatcaaacgatcatcaccctggaaacagtggatgcccctgtgtctggcctccacgaTGTTTCACCTGGGCCTGCTGAACAACCAGAACACCAGCAACCTGCCCCtccaagtatggaccca
This window encodes:
- the LOC142098695 gene encoding uncharacterized protein LOC142098695, whose amino-acid sequence is MIIQTDAGEEEELMKVMDEEENVFDDQKVDTPPTVIQMDVGEEKDVIKDNEEDEKLSSGQENDTIPTGKEKDIGEKELMKANEVEENVLDGQMENTMPMVIENNIKEDEELIKGNKEEEKLFIIREKKASLLEKESEVEEEEEIIKGKEEERKARNGHFSRFQKTITRFRRFFRKHSATISPQDDTYDESIADIVESVSKQQSGRMHSLFERLHKMGQDMKLCHRNTEDPE